One Osmerus mordax isolate fOsmMor3 chromosome 16, fOsmMor3.pri, whole genome shotgun sequence genomic window carries:
- the lrrcc1 gene encoding LOW QUALITY PROTEIN: leucine-rich repeat and coiled-coil domain-containing protein 1 (The sequence of the model RefSeq protein was modified relative to this genomic sequence to represent the inferred CDS: substituted 1 base at 1 genomic stop codon) — MADGELCLIDKNISSLSEVPLSSSVTSLNLHCNRISRLEGLTSAWRLRHLDLSSNHITRIEGLCSLTSLRTLNLSCNLITKVEGLNGLVNLTRLNVSYNHISDLTGLLYLHGAEYKLKHLSLHSNSLGSINQLLQCMLGLQSLREVTLCVDGKDNPLCSSPGYREMVFQALPQISILDRVDRLGNHASLGEDCPIDIPGLDDYVEFLLSSDTSANDPVIIDVTSAKXLTVNVTPRINEEMSQYGQRAGPVEPTPPTRRTDPLQVGPEADPYNEQRIQKLEHQVSQLFHQKPLPRKPAGDASRSSAPSVKLRKPRRDIDNTSESDCDSGKETRRGSRIAAAQQRSGRATVKRPVKEPRARRTDSDPESRKGRGSKCAAGAWRKAGGPSAAPGPADMVGPARKGLNPPRAPGDRSNRSTGEEETYRAIVEERDQERERRWKAEQAVRKLTEQMKSLQTQASEEKDLQSLALHTTDRLKELLLRERSERSGLQARVEELEERSQGLALQLEQARQQEDHQLRALRSLEDSVAHKEALRARQQAEEMKKQQELGNKAAAMKREVEIHKAMAKQHKDKQQQLHELLASREQVYRKELESRLVPGGAEFREAVAREAESAERRHAQRVSEMEERLAEGKQQYAALEDEFRMALTIEATRFTEVKEGCDHLSGEVSEVRTALARSQQREKQSASLVQDLTAMVKEQKNRIAELIKTKKDAITELKARLRPLEAGVEQDRRLNLQLELMKKDKSRLLAQLSAQESVIDGLRAERKIWGQELAQQGASLAQDRGRLEAKIEVLSTELESQKKQNERDNDALRIKAKVIDDQTETIRKLKEAVQERDEQVRRLREESIQAQRRFQQQLEEETGPLVELRDRLEKLSFRKEELKQQLEDKELELDEVKRAYSASNKKWQEKADLLTRLESQVKRMKDNFDSKETLLLEDRDKASEAHKAVVEKLHSMDDAFRRQLECVQVSHQTELLRLANEKQKQIEQANQRVFQVEEEMRQLLEETESSKKTMEDKMRRLTSVLKDF, encoded by the exons ATGGCGGATGGAGAGTTGTGCTTGATAGACAAGAACATATCAAG ttTGTCGGAGGTCCCGCTGAGCAGCAGTGTTACGTCACTGAATCTTCACTGTAACAGAATATCGAGGCTAGAGGGCTTGACGTCGGCTTGGCGTCTCCGACACTTGGACTTGTCATCCAATCACATTACTCGTATTGAGGGACTTTGCTCCCTTACCTCATTGAGAACCCTAAATTTGTCCTGCAACCTAATCACAAAAGTTGAAG GACTGAATGGACTAGTGAACTTGACTAGATTAAATGTATCCTACAATCACATAAGTGACCTCACAG GCTTACTGTACCTTCATGGGGCCGAATACAAGCTGAAACACCTCAGTCTCCATAGCAACAGCCTGGGCAGCATCAACCAGTTGctgcagtgcatgctgggactGCAGAGTTTGAGAGAAGTCACATTGTGTGTGGATGGCAAAGATAACCCTCTTTGCAGTTCACCAG GTTACAGGGAGATGGTGTTCCAGGCTCTGCCTCAGATCTCTATCCTGGACAGGGTGGACCGGCTTGGAAACCACGCTTCTTTAGGAGAGGACTGCCCTATCGATATCCCTGGTCTGGATGACTATGTGGAATTCTTGCTCTCCTCAGACACCAGTGCAAATGACCCGGTAATAATTGATGTTA cgtctgctaaatgactaactgTAAATGTAACCCCACGTATTAATGAGGAGATGAGCCAGTACGGCCAGCGGGCGGGCCCCGTGGAGCCCACACCACCAACCAGACGGACCGACCCACTGCAGGTCGGCCCAGAAGCAGACCCCTACAATGAACAGCGCATTCAGAAACTAGAACACCAGGTGTCCCAGCTCTTCCACCAG AAACCTCTGCCTCGGAAACCTGCCGGTGATGCCAgcagaagctccgccccctcagtGAAGCTACGGAAGCCCAGGAGGGACATTGACAACACGTCAGAAAGTGACTGTGACAGCGGGAAGGAGACCCGCCGTGGCTCCAGGATCGCGGCAGCCCAGCAGAGGAGTGGCAGAGCCACAGTGAAGAGGCCCGTTAAGGAGCCCAGGGCCAGGAGAACTGACAG CGACCCAGAGAGCCGGAAAGGCAGAGGTTCAAAGTGTGCAGCGGGCGCCTGGAGGAAGGCAGGAGGCCCATCTGCTGCCCCGGGCCCTGCAGACATGGTGGGGCCAGCCAGGAAGGGCCTCAACCCGCCCAGAGCCCCAGGGGACAGGAGCAACAGGTccactggggaggaggagacatacAGG gccaTTGTGGAGGAGCgtgaccaggagagggagaggcgctGGAAGGCAGAGCAGGCTGTCAGGAAGCTGACAGAGCAGATGAAGAGCCTGCAAACACAGGCCAGCGAGGAGAAAGACCTGCAGAGCCTGGCCTTGCACACCACAGACAG gCTGAAGGAGCTGCTCCTGAGGGAGCGTTCGGAGCGCTCAGGGCTGCAGGCTCGggtagaggagctggaggagaggagccagggTCTGGCCCTGCAGCTGGAGCAGGCTCGCCAGCAGGAGGACCACCAGCTGAGGGCGCTacgcagcctggaggacagcgtGGCCCACAAGGAAGCACTGAGGGCCCGCCAACAGGCGGAGGAG ATGAAGAAACAGCAGGAGTTGGGGAACAAGGCTGCCgccatgaagagagaggtggagatccACAAGGCCATGGCAAAGCAGCACAAAGacaagcagcagcagctgcatgAACTGCTGGCATCCAGGGAACAGGTATACAG AAAGGAGTTGGAGTCCAGGCTGGTGCCGGGTGGGGCGGAGTTCCGCGAGGCGGTGGCGAGGGAGGCGGAGTCTGCCGAGCGGAGACACGCCCAGCGGGTGtcggagatggaggagaggctggcagaGGGCAAGCAGCAGTACGCCGCCCTGGAGGACGAGTTCCGCATGGCCCTCACCATCGAGGCCACGCGCTTCACTGAG GTGAAGGAGGGATGTGATCACCTGAGTGGGGAGGTGTCGGAGGTGAGGACGGCCCTGGCCCGctcccagcagagagagaaacagtctgCCTCTCTGGTGCAGGATCTCACTGCTATGGTCAAGGAGCAGAAGAATCGCATTGCTGAGCTCATCAAAACCAAGAAAGATGCAATTACCGAGCTCAAG GCTCGCCTGCGCCCCCTGGAGGCGGGGGTGGAGCAGGACCGCCGTCTCAACCTGCAGCTGGAGCTCATGAAGAAGGACAAGTCCCGCCTCCTGGCCCAGCTCAGCGCCCAGGAGTCGGTCATCGACGGCCTGAGGGCCGAGAGGAAGATCTGGGGCCAGGAGCTGGCACAGCAAG GCGCGTCATTGGCTCAGGACAGAGGTCGTCTGGAGGCTAAGATCGAGGTGCTGTCCACGGAGTTGGAGTCGCAGAAGAAACAGAACGAACGAGACAACGACGCCCTCAGGATCAAAGCCAAGGTCATCGATGACCAGACAGAGACCATCCGCAAACTCAAAGAG GCTGTGCAGGAGCGGGATGAGCAGGTGCGCCGGCTGCGTGAGGAGAGCATCCAGGCCCAGAGGAGGttccagcagcagctggaggaggagacgggCCCCCTGGTGGAGCTCCGCGACAGGCTGGAGAAACTCAGCTTCCGCAAGGAGGAGCTCAAACAGCAGCTGGAGGAtaaggagctggagctggacgagGTCAAGAGGGCctacag TGCCTCCAATAAGAAGTGGCAGGAAAAGGCAGATCTGCTGACCCGGCTAGAGAGCCAGGTGAAGCGCATGAAAGACAACTTTGACTCTAAAGAaaccctgctgctggaggacagAGATAAGGCTTCAGAAGCACACAA AGCTGTAGTTGAGAAGCTCCACAGCATGGACGATGCGTTTCGAAGGCAGTTggagtgtgtgcaggtgtccCATCAGACAGAGCTCTTGAGACTGGCTAATGAGAAGCAGAAACAAATTGAACAGGCCAATCAGAGAGTGtttcaggtggaggaggaaatgCGACAGCTTcttgaggagacagagagcagcaaGAAAACCATGGAGGACAAAATGAGACGACTGACCAGTGTGCTGAAAGACTTCTAA
- the ackr4a gene encoding atypical chemokine receptor 4 translates to MDIPEGEDYEYHDNMSLFYHDNYSYEDYHTVCEKSDVRSFAQIFLPVVYVFCLVVGVAGNAMVVAVYAYRKRLKTMTDVYLTHLAVADLLLLFTLPFWAANAVQGWELGEALCKIVSASYTVNFTCCMLLLACISLDRYLALGRVQGRQQGVLGRALHRRHSGKVCVAVWAVALLLGLPELIFSTVKESTSRRMCLIVYPYIMAQELKACLEVVEVLLSFLLPLLVMVYCYYHVGKALRGLPEQSRGRKWKAVQVMLWVVGVFVVTQLPYNTVKVYRAMDSVYRLVTHCGASKALDRAAQLTESLALIHCCLNPVLYALLGSSFRQHVLKVAKTVGEKRRRRGEAGQREEQAVDMSFNSHSASQETSTFSI, encoded by the coding sequence ATGGATATTCCCGAGGGAGAGGACTACGAGTACCATGACAACATGAGCCTATTTTACCATGACAACTACAGCTACGAAGACTACCACACCGTATGCGAGAAGAGTGACGTGCGCTCCTTTGCCCAGATCTTCTTGCCTGTGGTCTACGTCTTCTgcctggtggtgggggtggctgGCAACGCCATGGTAGTGGCCGTTTATGCCTACCGCAAACGCCTGAAGACCATGACGGACGTATACCTCACCCACCTTGCAGTGGCCGACCTCCTTCTGCTCTTCACCCTTCCGTTCTGGGCCGCTAATGCTGTGCAGGGCTGGGAGCTAGGCGAGGCTCTCTGTAAGATAGTCTCTGCCTCTTACACGGTCAACTTCACTTGCTGCATGCTGCTGCTAGCCTGTATTAGCCTCGACCGCTACTTAGCCCTGGGTCGAGTTCAGGGTAGACAGCAAGGAGTCCTGGGAAGGGCTCTCCACCGACGTCACAgcgggaaagtgtgtgtggcgGTGTGGGCCGTGGCCCTGCTCTTAGGCCTGCCTGAATTGATCTTCTCCACAGTGAAAGAGTCCACCAGCAGGAGGATGTGTCTGATCGTGTACCCCTACATCATGGCTCAAGAACTCAAGGCTTGCCTGGAGGTTGTGGAGGTTCTCCTTAgcttcctgctgcctctcttGGTCATGGTATACTGCTACTATCATGTAGGGAAAGCGCTACGGGGTCTCCCTGAgcagagcaggggcaggaagTGGAAGGCTGTGCAGGTGATGCTATGGGTGGTGGGAGTGTTTGTGGTTACCCAGTTGCCCTACAATACAGTGAAGGTCTACCGTGCTATGGACTCCGTCTACAGGCTGGTGACCCACTGTGGGGCGAGCAAGGCTTTGGATCGTGCGGCTCAACTCACAGAGAGTTTGGCTCTGATCCACTGCTGTTTAAACCCAGTGCTTTACGCTCTGCTTGGGTCCTCTTTCCGTCAACATGTGCTGAAAGTTGCCAAGACGgttggagagaaaaggagaaggagaggagaggcaggtcaGAGAGAAGAGCAGGCAGTGGATATGTCCTTCAACTCTCATTCAGCCTCTCAGGAAACAAGTACTTTCTCAATATGA
- the e2f5 gene encoding transcription factor E2F5 — translation MAESVRSSQSNGGSSRHEKSLGLLTIKFVTLLQEAKDGVLDLKVAADSLAVRQKRRIYDITNVLEGVGLIEKKTKNIIQWRGENLGCQTQEVLDQVEMLKAQISELERKEMELDSQKAWLEQSITHMNEDSVVSRYKYVSHEDVCDAFVGDTLLAVVAPSGTQLEVPMPETGQKGQKKYQVNLRSQSAPIKVMLINREHETSKPVVFSVPPLEDLSSMPTPPTTPASLQTFPMLSAQGQAYTPSSTVEISSVCVFADLIDELMSSDVFPLLRLSPSTAGDYNFNLDDNEGVCDLFDVQILNY, via the exons ATGGCAGAGTCTGTGCGCTCGAGTCAGTCGAACGGGGGATCTAGTCGCCACGAGAAAAGTTTGGGTCTCCTTACCATCAAGTTTGTGACTCTGCTACAAGAAGCAAAGGACGGCGTACTTGATCTCAAAGTG GCTGCTGACAGTCTGGCAGTGCGTCAGAAGAGGAGGATCTATGACATCACAAACGTGCTGGAAGGGGTGGGGCTTATCGAGAAGAAAACCAAGAACATCATCCAGTGGAG GGGGGAGAACCTGGGCTGCCAGACCCAGGAGGTTCTGGACCAGGTGGAGATGCTGAAGGCTCAGATATCTGAgctggagagaaaagagatggaACTGGACAGTCAGAAGGCCTGGCTGGAGCAGAGCATCACACACATGAATGAGGACAGCGTTGTCAGTCG ATATAAGTACGTTTCAcatgaggatgtgtgtgatgcCTTCGTGGGAGACACTCTCCTGGCTGTGGTGGCTCCCTCAGGGACTCAACTGGAGGTGCCAATGCCCGAGACG GGTCAGAAGGGCCAGAAGAAGTACCAGGTGAACCTGCGGAGCCAGTCTGCTCCCATCAAGGTGATGCTCATCAACAGGGAGCATGAAACCTCCAAGCCTGTGGTCTTCTCAGTGCCTCCTCTCGAGGACCTGTCCTCCATGcccactccccccaccacccctgccAGCCTGCAGACGTTCCCAATGCTCTCAGCCCAGGGCCAGGCCTATACCCCGTCCTCCA CGGTTGAgatttcaagtgtgtgtgtgt TTGCTGACCTGATAGATGAGCTGATGTCCTCAGATG TGTTCCCTCTCCTGCGGCTGTCCCCGAGCACGGCCGGGGACTACAACTTCAACCTGGACGACAACGAAGGAGTCTGCGACCTCTTTGACGTTCAGATTCTCAATTACTGA